A single genomic interval of Lathyrus oleraceus cultivar Zhongwan6 chromosome 7, CAAS_Psat_ZW6_1.0, whole genome shotgun sequence harbors:
- the LOC127101133 gene encoding ATP synthase small subunit 6, mitochondrial yields the protein MRKFDPWPVFFKREWKKNWPFVVGFAITGTIITKFSLGLTEEEAKNSKFVQHHKR from the exons ATGAGAAAGTTCGATCCATGGCCAGTTTTCTTCAAGCGAGAATGGAAAAAGAACTGGCCATTCGTCGTTGGATTCGCAATCACCGGAACTATAATCACCAAGTTCTCTCTCGGTCTTACTG AGGAAGAAGCTAAGAATTCGAAATTCGTTCAGCACCACAAGAGGTAA